The window TGGCATTCCGCGCCAAAGCAGGTATCGCGGGTAGACGTCACCAGATTCCATACCGAGGCTGTTTCCGGCACCTTGGTCAGCTCGGCCTTGTCGCCGGATGAGGTGGATTTGACGAAGCGCGAAATCTCGCGCAGATAGCCCACATCCTCGCGCGCGGTCAGGCGGCCGTTCTGCAGCGTGCGCTCCAGGTGGAAATGGCAGACGTAGTTGCTGCGCCCCTTGAGCAAGGCCACCGAGACCGGTGCGTGCAGGGCCTTGCGCACGGTCGGGATGTCGCGGTTGAACAGTTGGTCCTGCAAGGTCTTGGTGCCGGTGGAGACGATGGTCTTGCCGCCCCACAGCAGCGCCGGCACCAGATAGGCGAAGGTCTTGCCGGTGCCGGTACCTGCCTCGGCGATCAGGGTCCCCTGGCCGGCGATGGCCGTGGCGATGGCCTTGGCCATCTCGGTCTGGGCATGGCGGGGCCGGTAGCTGCCCACGGCGCCGCCCAAGGGGCCGCCCGCGCCGAACAGACGGTCGATCTCGGCGTCGTGGACGCCCGGCGCCGCGACCGCAGCCGCGTCTTCGGGCGTTGCGGGAGTGAGGTCGCTGGCACTGCGATCGGGGATCTCGGCGGGGGCTTCTGGAGCAGTCACTGCGGCAAACCTGTAGAAAAGAGTGAGACAGCGCAGCCCACAGCAATGACTGCGCACGGCCCCTCAAAGGGAACAAGCCGCTATTTTACGCGGAGTCGGGCGCTGGCTCCGATATCGGTGCACAGGCGCTCCCTGCGTAGCAGGAATTCGGCATGGGGGTACGGCGCAGCGCGCCGACGGACAGGCTCAGGCGGGGATATCAGGGACCAGCTGCATCTTCAGCAGCGCGATATGGTCTTTCAGTTGCAGCTTGCGCTTCTTCAGGCGGCGCAATTGCAGGTCTTCCGAACGGGCATCGCGGATCAGCATATCGATCACGCTGTCGAGATCACGGTGCTCGACTTCGAGTTCGATGATGCGGCGCTGGATGTCTTCGCGATGCGTACTGGTCATGATGAGCTGGCTCGTTGCTGATGTGCTTGCTAGTGTAATGCACCCGCTTGCGCACGCCAATCGGCATGCGCAAGTCCTGATCGCAAAGTTGCCCGCCTAGCGGGCTGCCGGGGCGGTCGTCGGCGAGTCCTGCTGCTGGTTCTGCAGGTTCTGCTGGCGCTGGGCGCGTTCGCGCTCCTTCTCCGCCTTGTTGCGTTCTACCTCCAGGCGGTGCTGCTCGGCCTCCTGGATGCGGCGCTGGCGCTCGGCGGCATTGGCGGCGCGCTCCGGCGCACGGGCAGCGTCCTCGGCCCGCTGCTGACGCTGCTTGGCCTCGTGCTCGCGCACGCGGTAATCGGCGGGCACGTCCTTGTTGGCGTCGATGCGCTGCTGGACTTCACGATTCTTGGCGTTGCTTTCCTGCACCTTGCGGGCCGAATCGGCTTCCTTTTGCTTCTGCTCGGCCTGGCGGCGGGCGGCGTCTTCCTGATCCTTGGCGCGCTGGTCGGCCAGCGAACGGTCGCGGTCATCGACGTTGGCCTGGCGCTGGAACACATTGGCCTCGTACTCGGCCTGCTTGAGGTCCTTCTCGGCCAGGCGCTTGCGGTCCCTGGCTTCTTCCAGGCACTTGTTGACCAGGAACTTGGGGGCGCAGGCGCGCTGGTCGAGCACATAGCGCAGCTGGACC is drawn from Herbaspirillum seropedicae and contains these coding sequences:
- a CDS encoding YdcH family protein; this encodes MTSTHREDIQRRIIELEVEHRDLDSVIDMLIRDARSEDLQLRRLKKRKLQLKDHIALLKMQLVPDIPA